A genomic window from Leptolyngbya sp. BL0902 includes:
- a CDS encoding ABC transporter ATP-binding protein codes for MTHPRRQGSNYWILAPYVRQQWPTIAKAMFGTLIFVGYWPILAWLSGQVLALLAEGNVPAVSRLIAVTMAGFAVQKVGQYIQDSFMSKAALEVAFKVRRQVYTHIHDLSLAYFERSQTGDLAYRLTEDIDRIGEVVLKLFHDFIPSLLQLIVVVGYMVYLNWQLTLTAMVLIPLLAVLAGWFGNQMLKSSRRSQNLVSDLSSLVTEVFSGIRLVRAFAAEDYEIERFTQEAEKNRQAKYRAAWLQAVQYPVVGFLYGLVVVMILLMGTWQISQGNLTGASFGSYVIAALMLIDPVNHFIHNYSEFKQGEASVDRIVELLDIEPAVRELPNAIELPPVTGRVEYRNLTFGYDPTEPILRNLDLIALPGEKIALVGASGAGKSTLVNLLPRFYDPQSGQVLIDDVDIATVSLRSLRRQIGIVPQENTLFSGTIAQNIAFGQKEFDIKAVEEAARVANAHDFISQFSQGYYTWVGERGVNLSGGQRQRVAIARAVLLNPRILILDEATSALDAESEALVQEALERIMRDRTVFIIAHRLATVRRADRILVIEKGQIIESGTHSELLAQKSRYAQFYAQQFAVESSP; via the coding sequence TTGACCCACCCTCGTCGCCAAGGCTCAAACTACTGGATTCTGGCCCCCTACGTGCGGCAGCAGTGGCCCACCATTGCCAAGGCCATGTTTGGGACGCTGATTTTTGTGGGCTATTGGCCGATTTTGGCCTGGCTGTCGGGGCAGGTGCTGGCACTGCTGGCGGAGGGCAATGTTCCGGCGGTGTCGCGGCTGATTGCCGTCACCATGGCGGGCTTTGCGGTGCAGAAGGTGGGGCAATACATCCAGGACTCCTTCATGTCCAAGGCCGCGCTAGAAGTGGCCTTTAAGGTGCGGCGGCAGGTCTATACCCACATTCACGACCTCAGCTTGGCCTATTTTGAACGTAGCCAAACCGGAGACTTGGCCTACCGCCTCACGGAAGACATCGACCGCATTGGGGAAGTGGTACTGAAGCTATTCCACGACTTCATTCCCTCCCTGCTGCAACTGATTGTGGTGGTGGGCTACATGGTCTACCTCAACTGGCAGTTGACCCTAACGGCGATGGTGCTGATTCCGCTGCTGGCGGTGCTGGCGGGCTGGTTTGGCAACCAAATGCTGAAGTCCTCTCGCCGCAGCCAAAACCTGGTGTCGGATTTGTCGTCGCTGGTCACGGAGGTGTTCAGCGGCATTCGCCTCGTCCGCGCCTTTGCCGCCGAAGACTACGAAATTGAACGCTTCACCCAGGAGGCGGAAAAGAACCGCCAAGCCAAGTACCGAGCGGCGTGGCTCCAGGCAGTGCAGTATCCTGTGGTGGGGTTCCTCTACGGCCTAGTCGTGGTGATGATTTTGCTGATGGGCACCTGGCAAATTTCCCAGGGCAACCTCACGGGGGCGTCCTTCGGCAGCTACGTGATCGCGGCGCTGATGCTGATTGACCCCGTCAACCACTTCATCCACAACTACAGCGAATTCAAACAGGGCGAAGCCTCCGTAGACCGCATCGTGGAACTGCTGGACATCGAACCCGCCGTCCGCGAACTGCCCAACGCCATCGAACTCCCCCCCGTGACCGGACGGGTCGAGTACCGCAACCTCACCTTTGGCTACGATCCCACCGAGCCGATTCTACGAAACCTGGACTTAATTGCCCTTCCCGGTGAAAAAATCGCCCTCGTCGGTGCTTCCGGGGCCGGAAAATCCACCTTGGTGAACTTGCTGCCCCGCTTCTATGATCCGCAATCCGGCCAGGTCTTAATTGACGACGTAGACATTGCCACGGTGTCTCTACGCAGCCTACGCCGCCAAATCGGCATTGTTCCTCAAGAAAACACGCTATTTTCCGGCACCATCGCCCAAAACATCGCCTTTGGCCAAAAAGAGTTTGATATCAAAGCCGTGGAAGAAGCCGCCCGCGTCGCCAATGCTCACGACTTCATCAGCCAATTTTCCCAGGGCTACTACACCTGGGTGGGCGAACGGGGGGTGAACCTCTCCGGTGGTCAGCGCCAGCGGGTCGCCATCGCCAGAGCTGTGCTGCTCAACCCCCGCATCCTGATTTTGGACGAAGCCACCTCCGCCCTCGATGCCGAATCGGAAGCCCTTGTGCAGGAAGCCCTAGAGCGGATCATGCGGGATCGCACCGTGTTC